The Proteus vulgaris genome has a segment encoding these proteins:
- the rffM_2 gene encoding UDP-N-acetyl-D-mannosaminuronic acid transferase: MHYIWAWGGTYDVFTGHVKRAPKAWQNLGLEWLYRLLSQPSRIKRQFKLLKFVGYYYSNKL; this comes from the coding sequence ATGCATTATATATGGGCGTGGGGGGGGACTTATGACGTATTTACAGGTCATGTTAAGAGAGCTCCTAAAGCATGGCAGAATCTTGGTTTAGAGTGGTTATACCGCCTGTTATCACAACCAAGCCGAATTAAGCGTCAATTTAAGCTGTTAAAGTTTGTTGGGTATTACTATTCCAATAAATTGTAA
- the wzyE_2 gene encoding putative common antigen polymerase, which yields MFWLALKRYGLDVSGAEAFYTFLYLTRDTFSPWENLALLIDNYDKIEFQGLAPIIRDFYVFIPSWVWPERPDVVLNSANYFTWEVLNYHAGLAISPTLIGSLVVMGGVVFIPLGAIVVGLIIKWFDWLYQQGLNESNRYKSAILQAFCFGAIFNMIVLAREGVDSFVSRVVFFCLVFGLCLVVAKLLYWLFESAGLVRNYVTRQIQSEPRLEKKEK from the coding sequence ATGTTCTGGTTGGCATTAAAACGCTATGGACTTGATGTCAGTGGCGCTGAGGCTTTCTATACTTTCTTATACCTAACCCGTGATACGTTCTCCCCTTGGGAAAACTTAGCGTTATTAATTGATAATTATGACAAGATTGAGTTTCAAGGGCTTGCTCCAATTATTCGTGATTTTTATGTTTTTATTCCTTCGTGGGTTTGGCCTGAGCGTCCGGATGTTGTACTCAATTCTGCAAACTACTTTACATGGGAAGTCCTTAATTACCATGCAGGTCTTGCAATTTCACCAACCTTAATTGGTTCTTTGGTGGTGATGGGAGGGGTTGTATTTATCCCATTAGGTGCAATTGTGGTGGGATTAATTATTAAGTGGTTTGATTGGTTGTATCAGCAAGGGTTGAATGAAAGCAATCGTTATAAATCCGCTATTTTACAAGCATTCTGCTTTGGGGCAATTTTTAATATGATTGTTTTAGCACGAGAAGGGGTTGATTCCTTTGTCTCTCGTGTTGTGTTTTTCTGTTTGGTTTTTGGCTTATGTTTGGTTGTTGCAAAACTGCTTTATTGGTTATTTGAAAGTGCGGGATTAGTGCGTAATTACGTGACTCGTCAAATACAAAGTGAACCTCGTTTAGAGAAAAAGGAAAAGTAA
- the rffT gene encoding 4-alpha-L-fucosyltransferase: MTTLIYVLGSDIVHHNNTMLRFFNDHLVTEARLTYKPRFIVASKDTSLQESYSALDIECLADKKQVAQRVITLAKADIHQRFLFLGQFNAPIWLALLTGKIKRHQFWWHIWGADLYQDAKQLKFRLFYLLRKLAQKRVGRVFGTRGDLNYFAQFNVNIPASLLYFPTRMDPALTVAEKSPIDAQQITIIVGNSGDRSNRHIEALQSIAEQYGSRAKVIIPMGYPENNHNYIDEVSHAVNQLLPDNQVEILRDKLAFDDYLALLKTCDLGYFIFHRQQGIGTLCLLIQFAIPFVISRQNPFWQDLTEQNVPVFFSGDKLDIALIEEAKRQLLMLDRKNIAFFAPNFTEGWKQLIEISTGEPQ, from the coding sequence ATGACAACTTTGATTTACGTACTAGGTTCAGACATTGTGCATCATAACAACACAATGTTACGGTTTTTTAACGACCATCTCGTCACTGAGGCGAGATTAACGTATAAACCTCGTTTTATCGTTGCCAGTAAAGATACTTCACTGCAAGAAAGCTACTCTGCTTTAGACATCGAGTGTTTAGCAGATAAAAAGCAGGTTGCGCAGAGAGTGATTACATTGGCAAAAGCCGATATTCACCAACGATTCCTTTTTTTAGGCCAATTTAATGCGCCTATTTGGCTGGCATTACTGACAGGTAAAATTAAGCGTCATCAGTTTTGGTGGCACATTTGGGGGGCTGATCTGTATCAGGATGCTAAGCAACTCAAATTTAGACTATTTTATCTTCTTCGCAAGTTGGCACAAAAACGGGTAGGGCGAGTATTTGGCACACGAGGTGATCTTAACTATTTCGCGCAGTTTAACGTTAATATTCCAGCAAGTTTGCTTTATTTTCCAACAAGAATGGATCCTGCACTGACGGTGGCAGAAAAGTCACCTATTGATGCACAACAAATCACCATTATTGTGGGAAATTCAGGAGACAGATCAAATCGCCATATTGAAGCATTACAATCAATAGCAGAACAATATGGATCACGTGCAAAAGTGATTATCCCAATGGGATATCCTGAGAATAATCACAACTATATTGACGAAGTTTCTCACGCTGTTAATCAGTTACTTCCTGATAATCAGGTTGAAATTTTACGTGATAAACTGGCATTTGATGATTATTTGGCCTTATTAAAAACATGTGATTTAGGCTATTTTATTTTTCATCGTCAACAAGGTATTGGCACACTTTGCCTGCTTATCCAATTTGCTATTCCTTTTGTTATCAGCCGTCAAAACCCATTTTGGCAGGATTTAACTGAACAGAATGTTCCTGTTTTTTTCTCGGGTGATAAATTAGATATTGCGCTGATTGAAGAGGCTAAACGTCAATTATTGATGCTTGATCGTAAAAATATTGCCTTCTTTGCACCTAATTTTACTGAAGGTTGGAAGCAGTTGATTGAGATAAGTACAGGAGAACCCCAATGA
- the wzyE_1 gene encoding putative common antigen polymerase: MTLAELGGLTLVYFISLSFILLLTYQEFRRVRFNFNVFFSMLYLLTFYFGFPLTCMLVFQFDVAVVSVDSLLYALLASTCFYAIYYVTYKVRLRKPVSGPSRSLFTMNRGRNQSYLDLIGINCICDSGDFFPTKWFFTL; the protein is encoded by the coding sequence ATGACATTGGCGGAACTGGGTGGCTTAACACTCGTTTATTTTATCTCCTTAAGTTTTATTTTATTACTGACTTATCAAGAGTTTCGTCGAGTTCGCTTTAATTTTAATGTTTTTTTCTCAATGCTCTATTTGCTGACATTCTATTTTGGTTTTCCATTGACCTGTATGTTGGTGTTCCAATTTGATGTCGCGGTTGTTTCTGTTGATTCATTATTATACGCATTATTAGCCTCTACCTGCTTCTATGCGATTTATTATGTGACTTATAAGGTTAGGTTGAGAAAGCCCGTTAGTGGCCCTTCTAGGTCGTTATTTACGATGAATAGGGGTAGAAACCAATCTTACTTGGATCTTATTGGCATTAATTGCATTTGTGACAGTGGGGATTTTTTTCCTACAAAATGGTTTTTTACTCTTTAA
- the rffM_1 gene encoding UDP-N-acetyl-D-mannosaminuronic acid transferase, with protein MGSNSIPKYSIRGHNIWGFRDMAHFLDYLYEGTQIKSGSLIAINAEKILTAETDTALNELLNEADYLYADGISVVRGIRRKYPDAHVSRIAGADLWEALMERAGKEKTPVFLVGGKPEVLAQTEDKLKAQWNVNIVGSQNGYFTPQDREGLFERIKASGAKIVTIAMGSPKQELFIRACREIYPDALYMGVGGDL; from the coding sequence ATGGGATCCAATTCAATTCCGAAGTATTCAATCCGTGGACATAATATCTGGGGATTTCGCGATATGGCTCATTTTCTGGATTATCTTTATGAAGGAACACAAATAAAAAGTGGATCTCTGATTGCCATAAATGCAGAAAAAATCCTTACCGCAGAAACCGATACGGCCTTGAATGAGTTGCTTAACGAAGCCGATTATCTTTATGCGGATGGGATCAGTGTTGTGCGCGGTATTCGCCGTAAATATCCAGATGCACATGTTTCTCGTATTGCCGGTGCTGATCTATGGGAAGCCCTGATGGAAAGAGCGGGTAAAGAAAAAACCCCCGTCTTTCTTGTGGGTGGCAAACCAGAAGTTCTTGCTCAAACAGAAGATAAGCTAAAAGCACAATGGAATGTGAATATTGTGGGGAGTCAAAATGGTTACTTCACTCCCCAAGATAGAGAGGGGTTATTTGAGCGTATAAAGGCCTCTGGTGCGAAGATAGTGACTATTGCTATGGGTTCACCTAAGCAAGAGCTATTTATCCGTGCATGTCGTGAGATTTACCCTGATGCATTATATATGGGCGTGGGGGGGGACTTATGA
- the wzxE_2 gene encoding O-antigen translocase, whose translation MSLAKASIWTAGSTLIKIGAGLLVVKLLAVSFGPSGVGLAGNFRQLITVLGVLSGAGIFNGVTKLIAQYQDDDSQRKNVLGTSSSMILLFSTLLAIVFLILSAPISQVLFGDNYQQYQDIVRAVAFIQMGIAYSNYFLAILKGYRDAAGNALSIITGSIIGVVAYYLCYLFAGYHGALIGLALVPALILFPATVIVLKRKRFALSELKPRWDKVIASHLGKFTIMAILTSITLPVAYIMMRNLLAEHYSWDDVGIWQGVTSISDAYLQFITASFSVYLLPTLSRLTQKSDITKEIVKSLKFVLPAVAVASFMVWLLRDFAIWLLFSDKFVAMRDLFAWQLVGDVLKVGAYVFGYLVIAKAALRFYILTEVSQFALLTLFSRWLIPEYGALGAAQAYMATYIIYFLLCSSVFVIYCRRK comes from the coding sequence ATGTCATTAGCTAAAGCATCAATTTGGACAGCAGGATCAACCCTGATAAAAATCGGGGCTGGTCTGCTTGTCGTTAAGTTACTCGCTGTCTCCTTTGGTCCTTCTGGCGTGGGATTAGCGGGTAATTTTCGCCAATTAATTACCGTACTCGGCGTATTATCTGGTGCGGGGATTTTTAATGGTGTAACGAAGTTAATCGCACAATATCAAGATGATGACAGCCAACGCAAAAATGTGTTGGGCACATCATCATCTATGATCCTGCTGTTTTCCACACTGTTAGCTATTGTCTTTCTTATTTTATCAGCACCGATAAGCCAAGTGCTATTTGGTGATAATTATCAGCAATATCAAGATATTGTAAGAGCCGTCGCCTTTATTCAAATGGGAATAGCGTATAGCAATTATTTCCTGGCGATATTAAAGGGGTATCGTGATGCGGCTGGTAATGCATTATCAATTATTACCGGTAGTATCATTGGTGTTGTTGCTTATTATTTATGCTATTTATTTGCGGGCTATCACGGTGCGTTGATTGGGCTAGCATTAGTCCCTGCGCTGATCTTATTTCCTGCTACAGTAATAGTATTAAAACGTAAACGATTTGCGTTAAGTGAGCTTAAACCTCGTTGGGATAAGGTAATAGCAAGCCATCTTGGTAAATTTACGATTATGGCGATACTGACATCGATTACGTTGCCAGTCGCTTATATCATGATGCGTAATTTACTTGCTGAGCACTATAGCTGGGATGATGTTGGTATTTGGCAAGGTGTAACTAGCATTTCAGATGCTTACTTACAGTTTATTACAGCCTCTTTTTCTGTTTATTTGTTGCCAACACTTTCTCGATTAACGCAAAAGAGTGACATTACCAAAGAGATCGTGAAATCACTGAAGTTTGTACTTCCTGCGGTTGCCGTTGCCAGTTTTATGGTGTGGTTATTGCGTGATTTTGCGATTTGGTTACTGTTTTCAGATAAATTTGTCGCTATGCGTGATTTATTTGCATGGCAACTTGTCGGTGATGTTTTAAAAGTAGGCGCTTATGTCTTTGGCTATTTGGTCATTGCAAAAGCGGCGTTGCGTTTTTATATTCTCACCGAAGTCAGCCAGTTTGCTTTATTAACACTATTTTCCCGTTGGCTTATTCCTGAATATGGCGCATTGGGTGCTGCTCAAGCCTATATGGCAACCTATATTATTTACTTCCTTCTCTGTAGTTCTGTTTTCGTTATTTATTGCAGGCGCAAATGA